The Nitrospira sp. genome window below encodes:
- a CDS encoding zinc ribbon domain-containing protein: MPIYEYRCQQCHRRSSILTLTVGPPGSARCRHCDSPNMDRLLSRFSSPKSEDARLESLMDPSELGHLDENDPTSVARFMKEMGQEMGEDVSDLEEAMTTKPHGGEESTDHTDSL; encoded by the coding sequence GTGCCGATATACGAATACCGCTGCCAGCAATGCCATCGACGAAGTTCTATTCTAACCCTAACCGTTGGGCCTCCCGGTTCGGCTCGGTGTCGCCACTGCGACAGCCCAAACATGGACCGGCTCCTGTCCAGATTTTCTTCTCCAAAGTCGGAAGACGCGAGGCTTGAATCACTGATGGATCCAAGCGAGCTTGGTCATCTCGATGAGAATGACCCAACGAGCGTTGCTCGGTTTATGAAGGAAATGGGACAGGAAATGGGGGAAGATGTGAGTGACCTAGAAGAAGCTATGACGACCAAGCCTCACGGAGGTGAGGAATCGACCGACCATACCGACAGTCTTTGA
- a CDS encoding FtsX-like permease family protein, which produces MLTFIKVVVLILLSHLRQWPLRTLLTIVGVSLGVSASVAVRTANIDVLRSFEQAVLTVAGPTTLEVAGDDTGLDEQVVTSVRMVPGVISASPVIIQTAVRMHDNQPGEAIQVLGLDVLDELQRRGFQVDQPETEGQLMRMVDPQALFLGAALANEWQLIAGDDIDLLVGTGRLQFRVVGILHGESDRSSSWERMALMDIAAAQIAFGLVGKVDRLDIVTDTNLSIEDVGERIKMVLPPHVIVERPANRTSQVEQMLGAFRMNLTVLSWVGLLVGMFLIYNTMAFAVAQRRREIGIYRAIGMSQSRIAVLFLLEAALYGFMGGVFGSAAGIVLAHELIILLSRTISDLYVPVGIGASSLLRTEFVGGIVIEGILIGCGVSMIGAIGPSLDASRTTPVKALAPGDYEASQQLRVGTLAVMGVVLLMGAGLLSWAGPIGGVPLLGYAATLCLLAGLACLAPICVSGVHRRQYTDREPVVSGVMRGIAVEHAARNPGRNGVTVSAFMVGLAIMIGVLVMVRSFRHTVEVWVTDTVLADLVVAPSMWLRGTEIGTVGRSLPASWLGILASDPDVAAVDSYRDVRIEVNGQRVAVVSRDLRLHAQWSRYLVRSGDSSESLNRAAEIGGLLVSEVLANRLGVEEGSMLEVITPSGVRRFPIVAVFYDYSTDGGKLLMDRALYQSLWHDDLVTVFPVYLRDGTNLDAVRARMTTRLSTSANGSLPPLVISNIELRKEILEIFDRTFLLTYVLEAIAVVIAMLGIVNTLITSVLERRREFSTLRAIGGSSTQIHQLVLWEAAYLGAVGIVLGLIGGGLLSLLLIKVINRQSFGWTIQMIIPIGSLIQAVSLAGVATFVAGYFPARWAARQPIVEGLREE; this is translated from the coding sequence ATGCTCACATTTATCAAGGTTGTCGTCCTTATCCTCCTCTCCCATCTCCGACAGTGGCCGTTACGGACGCTGCTCACCATTGTCGGTGTCTCCTTAGGCGTGTCAGCCTCTGTCGCCGTACGAACCGCGAATATTGATGTGCTCCGTTCATTTGAACAGGCTGTGCTCACGGTGGCCGGTCCGACCACGTTGGAAGTCGCCGGGGATGACACGGGACTCGATGAGCAGGTTGTTACCTCTGTACGAATGGTTCCCGGTGTGATATCGGCATCCCCAGTGATTATCCAAACAGCCGTGCGGATGCATGACAATCAACCTGGCGAAGCCATCCAAGTCCTGGGGCTTGACGTGTTGGACGAACTCCAGAGGCGAGGCTTCCAGGTGGATCAGCCAGAGACAGAAGGCCAGCTCATGCGCATGGTCGATCCACAGGCCCTGTTCTTGGGCGCGGCATTGGCGAATGAGTGGCAGCTTATCGCCGGGGATGACATCGATCTCTTAGTCGGAACCGGGCGCCTTCAGTTCCGAGTTGTCGGGATCCTTCACGGGGAGTCAGATCGGAGTTCCTCCTGGGAACGGATGGCCCTCATGGACATTGCGGCCGCACAGATCGCATTTGGTCTGGTGGGAAAAGTTGATCGGCTTGATATTGTTACCGACACAAATCTGTCCATTGAAGACGTGGGAGAGCGGATAAAAATGGTCCTCCCTCCCCATGTGATTGTCGAGCGGCCTGCCAATCGGACCAGTCAAGTTGAACAAATGCTCGGTGCGTTCCGCATGAACTTGACCGTTTTGAGTTGGGTTGGCCTGTTGGTTGGGATGTTCCTGATATACAACACGATGGCATTTGCTGTCGCCCAGCGTAGACGTGAAATCGGTATCTATCGGGCGATCGGGATGAGTCAGTCTCGGATTGCCGTTCTCTTTCTGCTGGAGGCCGCACTCTATGGGTTCATGGGCGGAGTGTTCGGAAGCGCAGCAGGCATCGTGTTGGCTCACGAACTGATCATACTCCTGAGTCGGACCATTTCAGACCTCTATGTTCCGGTCGGAATCGGCGCGAGCAGTCTGCTCCGGACGGAGTTCGTAGGAGGGATTGTGATCGAAGGAATCCTGATTGGATGTGGAGTCTCCATGATCGGGGCCATCGGTCCCAGTTTGGATGCGAGCCGAACCACGCCGGTCAAGGCTCTCGCCCCAGGTGACTATGAGGCCAGCCAACAGCTACGTGTCGGAACTCTCGCCGTTATGGGTGTGGTGTTGCTCATGGGGGCTGGACTCCTGAGTTGGGCTGGGCCTATTGGAGGGGTTCCGCTTTTGGGGTACGCGGCAACATTGTGTCTATTGGCGGGATTGGCCTGTTTGGCTCCGATCTGTGTCTCCGGAGTGCACAGACGGCAATATACGGATCGGGAACCTGTCGTGTCGGGTGTGATGAGAGGGATTGCGGTGGAGCATGCCGCTCGCAATCCAGGACGGAATGGGGTCACCGTCTCTGCCTTCATGGTGGGACTCGCGATCATGATCGGGGTGCTCGTGATGGTGCGGAGTTTTCGCCATACCGTGGAAGTTTGGGTCACGGACACGGTGCTGGCTGATCTTGTCGTTGCTCCCTCGATGTGGTTGCGCGGAACGGAAATAGGAACTGTCGGCCGGAGCTTACCTGCATCGTGGCTGGGCATCTTGGCCTCCGATCCCGATGTTGCCGCAGTCGATAGTTATCGTGATGTGCGTATAGAGGTGAACGGCCAGCGCGTCGCGGTCGTTTCACGCGATCTCCGGTTGCATGCGCAATGGAGCCGGTATCTGGTGCGAAGCGGTGATTCGTCCGAGTCGCTCAATCGTGCCGCTGAGATCGGTGGGCTACTCGTGTCGGAGGTGTTGGCGAACAGATTGGGAGTTGAAGAAGGCTCGATGCTCGAAGTCATCACGCCGAGTGGTGTTCGACGATTTCCAATCGTGGCCGTGTTTTATGACTATTCGACTGACGGTGGGAAACTGCTTATGGACCGGGCCCTGTACCAATCACTTTGGCACGATGACCTCGTCACGGTATTTCCAGTGTATCTGCGGGATGGAACGAATCTCGATGCCGTGAGGGCGCGAATGACCACACGGTTGAGTACCTCCGCCAATGGCAGTCTTCCACCGCTAGTCATCAGTAATATCGAACTACGGAAAGAGATTCTTGAGATCTTTGATCGGACATTCCTATTGACGTATGTCCTGGAGGCCATCGCGGTTGTGATCGCTATGCTCGGGATCGTGAATACGCTGATCACCTCCGTTCTCGAACGGCGCCGGGAGTTTTCGACGTTGCGTGCCATTGGTGGCAGCTCGACACAAATTCATCAGCTGGTGCTATGGGAGGCAGCGTACCTCGGTGCGGTTGGCATTGTCTTGGGACTGATCGGAGGTGGCTTGCTCTCGCTCTTATTGATTAAGGTCATCAATCGACAATCATTTGGCTGGACGATCCAGATGATTATTCCTATCGGATCGCTGATCCAGGCGGTCTCGTTGGCAGGAGTGGCCACGTTTGTGGCGGGGTATTTCCCAGCGAGGTGGGCAGCCCGACAACCGATCGTGGAGGGATTGCGGGAGGAGTAA
- a CDS encoding dihydroorotate oxidase, with translation MNLSTTIAGVTFPSCFMNAAGALCVTQDELEALGRSGAGAIVTKSMTIEARQGNPEPRYYGFLGGSINSMGLPNLGYKAYAELIPHLKRFGKPIIASVAGLGEDDFPTIAEYINAVGPDLIEVNLSCPNIPGKPQIGYDPDASERLLKRVRPKVTVPMGVKLPPYFDPAHHQVMGTVLGRCGVDFLSLINSVGNGLVVDPERETVVIKPKGGFGGVGGRMIKPVALANVRAFFKFFKGDMPIIGTGGIVEGIDAFEHFLCGASAVQIGTVLVEEGLDVFGRLEAELSVVLRRKGYQSIQECRGRLNEL, from the coding sequence ATGAACCTATCGACGACGATCGCCGGTGTTACATTTCCGAGCTGCTTCATGAACGCAGCTGGGGCACTGTGCGTGACGCAGGATGAACTTGAAGCACTGGGCCGGTCCGGTGCCGGGGCGATCGTCACCAAGTCGATGACGATCGAAGCACGCCAAGGCAATCCTGAGCCACGGTATTACGGGTTTCTTGGTGGATCCATTAATTCGATGGGGTTGCCGAACCTTGGATATAAAGCCTATGCGGAATTAATTCCTCACCTCAAACGCTTCGGGAAGCCCATCATCGCGAGTGTGGCTGGACTTGGGGAGGACGATTTCCCCACGATTGCTGAATACATCAATGCAGTCGGTCCGGACCTCATTGAGGTGAATCTTTCTTGCCCGAATATTCCCGGCAAGCCTCAGATTGGTTACGATCCAGACGCTTCTGAGCGCCTCCTCAAGAGGGTCCGACCAAAAGTGACGGTGCCGATGGGAGTCAAGCTGCCCCCGTACTTTGACCCGGCGCATCATCAGGTCATGGGGACGGTGCTTGGTCGATGTGGTGTCGACTTTCTCAGTTTGATCAATTCGGTGGGGAATGGATTGGTGGTGGACCCGGAGCGAGAAACGGTGGTCATTAAGCCGAAAGGCGGATTTGGTGGGGTGGGTGGGCGAATGATTAAACCGGTGGCATTGGCCAATGTCCGAGCCTTCTTTAAGTTCTTTAAGGGGGACATGCCCATCATCGGTACCGGAGGAATTGTTGAGGGAATCGACGCATTCGAACATTTCTTGTGCGGCGCTTCGGCTGTTCAAATCGGTACAGTGTTAGTTGAGGAAGGGTTGGACGTCTTTGGCCGGCTTGAAGCAGAACTGAGCGTGGTCTTGAGAAGGAAAGGATACCAGTCGATTCAGGAATGCCGAGGACGGCTTAACGAACTCTGA
- a CDS encoding response regulator transcription factor, with the protein MGEEDKDDNLDKCEHCLGEHQILRQWTHLAQPVGDEVDRISAHIGHFVYRISIICYTSNEYGEGAPMTKHKCVAPARSKRTVRRSKTTPHITPRQREILRLVALGHTNREIAGSLKISVRTVEVHRFNLMHRLDVRNVAQLLRQALQQKLLPRNFTGK; encoded by the coding sequence ATGGGAGAGGAGGATAAGGACGACAACCTTGATAAATGTGAGCATTGCCTTGGAGAACACCAGATCCTACGGCAATGGACGCATTTGGCACAGCCTGTAGGGGATGAAGTGGATCGGATCTCTGCGCATATCGGTCATTTCGTTTACAGAATTTCCATCATTTGCTACACTTCAAACGAATATGGAGAAGGAGCCCCGATGACTAAGCACAAATGTGTCGCCCCAGCTCGATCGAAACGGACCGTTCGCCGATCCAAGACCACACCACACATTACCCCTCGGCAACGTGAGATCCTGCGCCTCGTCGCTCTCGGCCATACCAATCGAGAAATTGCCGGGTCCCTGAAGATCAGTGTCCGAACGGTTGAGGTGCATCGGTTCAATTTGATGCATCGGCTTGATGTTCGAAACGTCGCACAACTTCTGCGTCAAGCCCTCCAGCAGAAGCTGTTGCCTCGCAATTTCACCGGTAAGTAG
- a CDS encoding DUF3391 domain-containing protein gives MYVSALDLPWYRSPFLRHSFFVERDTQIDKLVQAGVRTVTIDLTRGLAPHSRENDTALSSSTAQSSPAPIVKQVKPLAQLTEELRKAKLAKQQLTLAVQSVFTTISKTGTVNSQQAAEAVQEITIVTRTLTPSALFMALSQSQPGESMLNQHALTTCTLSLVLGQAYQFNPLELQELATAALLHDVGLLQIKPTIWHRIHSLSGLSQAEKSEFESHPNRGMRALQGQGGFDASILHLIANHHAYLDDSGYPQEARGEFTSDRTRILMVVDRYDELLTGFGGSTPLTSHQTFQRLYQEVQKRKLDERIVSTFITLIGIYPIHSHVRLNTQEVAVVTELNQTQVHQPIITITHRPGGNEYPNPFVINLAEQVDAHEPRSIETIIQLNK, from the coding sequence ATGTATGTCTCCGCGTTAGATCTTCCTTGGTATCGCAGTCCGTTTCTTCGTCATTCTTTTTTTGTGGAACGCGACACTCAAATCGACAAATTGGTTCAAGCAGGGGTCCGAACCGTCACGATCGATCTCACCCGTGGACTTGCTCCACACTCACGGGAGAACGACACTGCACTATCGTCGTCCACAGCCCAGTCTTCACCCGCTCCGATTGTGAAACAGGTCAAACCTTTAGCGCAGTTGACCGAAGAATTGAGGAAGGCCAAACTCGCCAAGCAGCAACTGACCCTGGCGGTCCAGTCCGTGTTCACGACCATATCCAAAACCGGCACAGTCAATTCCCAGCAAGCCGCCGAAGCGGTCCAAGAAATCACCATCGTCACTCGAACCCTCACACCCTCTGCTCTTTTTATGGCGCTGAGTCAGAGTCAACCTGGGGAATCGATGCTCAACCAACATGCCCTGACGACGTGCACGCTTTCTCTCGTCCTTGGCCAAGCATATCAATTCAATCCTCTGGAACTGCAGGAACTTGCCACCGCCGCATTGTTACACGACGTCGGGCTCTTGCAGATCAAACCCACTATCTGGCATCGTATCCATTCACTGTCCGGCCTTTCTCAGGCCGAGAAGTCTGAATTTGAGAGTCACCCAAATCGAGGGATGCGTGCGCTACAAGGACAAGGTGGGTTTGACGCTTCCATCCTCCATCTCATTGCCAATCATCACGCGTACCTTGACGACAGTGGGTACCCTCAAGAGGCCCGTGGGGAGTTTACCTCCGATCGCACTCGGATTCTTATGGTCGTCGACCGATACGATGAGTTACTCACAGGATTTGGAGGGTCCACTCCACTGACCTCGCATCAGACCTTTCAGCGTCTTTATCAGGAAGTGCAGAAAAGAAAACTCGACGAACGCATCGTGTCGACGTTCATCACCCTGATCGGAATCTATCCGATTCATAGCCACGTCCGACTCAATACACAAGAGGTGGCGGTCGTCACAGAACTCAATCAGACACAAGTACATCAACCGATCATCACCATCACGCATCGACCAGGCGGAAACGAGTATCCCAACCCCTTTGTCATTAACCTCGCTGAACAAGTCGATGCACACGAACCGAGGTCGATCGAAACCATCATCCAACTGAACAAGTAA
- a CDS encoding ComF family protein, whose translation MGRCIADWMPGLVRRTIRFVLPVHCSICGSSLTDDPTPHFCTDCWRTIVLMPPVRCSRCDRPFPSAIATAYSPYHMCQSCLMRPPSYTRAWTLYPYTSPLRDAICLFKYRGKVSLASALGALMTQQLPFLDRVDVIIPVPLHAERLRQREFNQSLLLADQIGRALGISVSYTNLIRTTPSPPQTSLTKQNRFKNLRGAFALRFPDEIMKKRVLLIDDVFTTGTTVNECAKSLRKAGSSDVLVLTLGRTLDHDLIPDRVPVPHRHPFEPFGV comes from the coding sequence ATGGGCCGCTGTATCGCAGACTGGATGCCAGGACTCGTACGCCGTACGATTCGATTTGTGCTGCCGGTTCATTGTTCGATCTGCGGTTCCTCCCTGACCGATGATCCGACTCCTCATTTTTGTACCGATTGCTGGCGCACGATCGTACTGATGCCTCCCGTCCGATGCTCACGGTGCGACCGTCCATTTCCGTCAGCCATCGCCACTGCCTACAGTCCTTACCACATGTGCCAATCATGCCTCATGCGTCCACCTTCGTACACGAGAGCATGGACTCTCTACCCCTACACCTCACCCCTCCGTGACGCCATCTGTCTATTCAAGTATCGAGGCAAGGTGTCATTGGCATCGGCTCTTGGGGCGCTGATGACCCAGCAACTCCCGTTCCTCGATCGTGTGGATGTGATCATACCGGTTCCCTTGCACGCTGAAAGACTTCGTCAACGAGAATTTAATCAATCGTTGCTCCTCGCTGATCAGATCGGACGCGCACTGGGCATTTCTGTCTCGTACACCAACCTCATACGCACAACCCCCTCTCCTCCCCAAACTTCCCTCACCAAACAGAATCGCTTCAAGAACCTACGTGGAGCATTCGCGTTGCGCTTTCCTGATGAGATCATGAAGAAACGGGTTCTTCTCATCGACGATGTCTTCACAACCGGTACGACCGTCAACGAGTGTGCGAAGTCATTGCGCAAGGCGGGTTCATCCGATGTCCTGGTACTCACATTAGGTCGAACTCTGGATCATGATCTCATTCCAGATCGTGTTCCTGTTCCACACCGACACCCTTTCGAACCGTTCGGAGTCTAA
- a CDS encoding SDR family oxidoreductase produces the protein MTSERNQAVVITGASTGIGAACALHLDRLGFSVFAGVRRLEDGLALQKIGSDRLVPIALDVTDPSTIHSAHALVSKATGSKGLSGLINNAGIAVVAPLEAVPIPDLRQQLEVNVIGQVAVTQRFLPLIRQARGRIINMGSIAGLSTMPLMGPYSASKYALEAITDALRLEVQQWGIHVSIIEPGAITTPIWDKTTSDANRREASLSHEMRILYDPVVAEVRRVVKEAAQRAIPAEVVAKVVEEALTARSPKTRYLVGKDAKLRALMAYLLPDRVSDKLLSWILQLPR, from the coding sequence ATGACGAGCGAACGCAATCAGGCGGTGGTCATCACGGGAGCGTCGACGGGCATCGGAGCGGCCTGTGCGCTGCATCTTGATCGATTGGGTTTCAGCGTGTTTGCCGGCGTGCGAAGGCTAGAGGACGGGCTGGCCCTTCAAAAAATTGGCTCAGATCGCTTGGTGCCGATTGCGCTCGATGTCACAGATCCTTCGACCATCCACAGCGCTCATGCATTAGTGTCAAAAGCTACGGGGAGCAAGGGATTATCTGGCTTGATCAATAACGCTGGGATTGCGGTGGTCGCTCCCTTAGAAGCTGTTCCCATTCCAGACCTCAGACAACAGCTCGAAGTCAACGTCATCGGACAGGTTGCGGTCACGCAAAGGTTTCTTCCGCTCATACGACAGGCTCGGGGGCGAATCATCAATATGGGGTCTATTGCTGGTCTCTCGACGATGCCGCTCATGGGACCATATTCCGCATCGAAATATGCGCTGGAAGCGATCACGGATGCGCTCCGCTTGGAAGTTCAGCAATGGGGTATCCATGTGTCGATCATCGAACCGGGTGCGATTACGACGCCGATCTGGGACAAGACCACGAGTGATGCCAACCGCCGAGAGGCGTCACTCTCTCATGAAATGCGGATACTCTATGATCCGGTGGTCGCTGAAGTGAGACGGGTGGTCAAGGAGGCCGCCCAGAGGGCGATCCCCGCCGAAGTGGTTGCGAAGGTCGTGGAAGAGGCGCTGACCGCACGCTCGCCTAAAACGCGGTATCTGGTTGGTAAGGATGCCAAGTTGCGTGCGCTTATGGCCTACCTGCTCCCCGATCGCGTGTCAGACAAACTGTTGAGCTGGATTCTTCAACTGCCTCGCTGA
- a CDS encoding helix-turn-helix domain-containing protein — protein sequence MTATETCRYLKITQRTLYRYLRSRQIPAFKLGKEWRFVRSDLEQWIRDRTRSSTGS from the coding sequence ATGACGGCGACAGAAACATGCCGTTACCTCAAGATCACGCAGCGCACGCTCTACCGGTATCTCCGAAGCCGACAGATTCCAGCCTTCAAACTGGGAAAAGAGTGGCGATTTGTGCGTTCAGACTTAGAGCAATGGATACGAGACCGAACCAGATCTTCCACCGGCTCCTAA
- a CDS encoding RusA family crossover junction endodeoxyribonuclease translates to MGKTWYPSGVTSNELTVTLPIPPSINHQYATVNGRRVLSSAGRAYKTQVGHQVWLVLVRSPFKITLRDRLLSEPLVISIKFFFASSLRRDLDGGLKITQDAVCEGLGINDNRIVETHLYKHVDKVSPRIELSLSTLPPSPTLP, encoded by the coding sequence ATGGGGAAAACATGGTACCCGTCGGGTGTCACCTCAAACGAACTCACTGTCACTCTACCGATCCCGCCCAGCATCAACCATCAGTACGCAACCGTGAACGGACGCCGTGTGCTTTCCTCTGCGGGGCGAGCCTACAAAACACAGGTAGGGCACCAGGTATGGTTAGTCTTAGTACGATCCCCGTTCAAGATCACGCTACGAGATCGACTCCTCTCTGAACCATTGGTCATCTCAATTAAATTTTTCTTTGCCTCCTCGTTGCGCCGTGATCTCGATGGAGGTCTCAAAATCACTCAAGATGCCGTCTGCGAGGGGCTCGGTATCAACGATAATCGCATCGTCGAAACCCATCTATACAAGCACGTGGATAAGGTGAGCCCTCGTATTGAGCTCTCGCTTTCCACCCTTCCTCCCTCGCCCACGTTACCTTAG
- a CDS encoding chlorite dismutase family protein translates to MSTPETPPAAQAPRRQYVNFIFYKVDPAWRRLPEDVRTQGKQEFLRAVEDFNGQVLVVPYSTVGIRGDCDFMLWRISYDLDLFQDMGAKILASGLGQYLTTPYSYLAITKRSVYVDHHSHAGQEGKRLTVVPGKSKYIFVYPFLKTREWFLLTKAARQGMMDEHIEVGHRFPSVKLNTTYSFGLDDQEWVVAFESDKPEDFLDLVMALRETEGSRYTLRDTPIFTCIRKSLKETLDTLGG, encoded by the coding sequence ATGTCGACTCCTGAAACACCCCCTGCCGCACAAGCGCCGCGGCGGCAATACGTGAACTTTATATTTTACAAAGTGGACCCGGCGTGGCGCCGCCTCCCCGAGGACGTACGCACACAGGGCAAACAGGAATTTTTACGAGCCGTTGAAGATTTTAATGGCCAAGTGTTGGTCGTTCCCTATTCAACCGTCGGGATCCGTGGAGACTGCGACTTCATGCTCTGGCGAATCAGCTACGACCTGGACCTCTTCCAGGACATGGGCGCCAAGATCCTAGCCTCCGGCCTTGGGCAGTATCTCACGACTCCCTACTCGTATCTGGCAATTACCAAGCGATCCGTGTACGTGGATCATCACTCGCATGCAGGCCAAGAAGGCAAACGGTTAACCGTCGTCCCAGGGAAGAGCAAGTACATCTTTGTGTATCCATTCTTGAAGACACGCGAGTGGTTTTTGCTGACCAAGGCGGCTCGGCAGGGCATGATGGACGAACACATTGAAGTAGGCCATCGGTTCCCCTCGGTGAAGTTGAATACGACCTACTCATTCGGACTCGACGATCAAGAGTGGGTGGTGGCGTTTGAAAGCGACAAGCCGGAAGATTTTCTGGACTTGGTGATGGCGCTGCGCGAAACCGAAGGTTCACGCTATACACTGCGTGATACGCCGATTTTCACCTGTATTCGCAAGAGCCTCAAGGAAACTCTCGATACATTAGGCGGCTAA
- a CDS encoding ABC transporter ATP-binding protein, translating to MVRLRHLYKTHARGQAMVSALQDVNLEIQYGEFCTFVGPSGCGKSTLLNLVAGLDNPTSGEIVLDGRSTTQLTSYEWTRIRRETIGIVFQAFHLVHGLTAEENIALPLMLRGDEGREVRKRVDELLERVGMAHRRLHRPAELSGGEQQRVAIARALVHRPRLLLADEPTGNLDSHHGAEIMALIRDLATSGGHTVLLVTHSTQAAQAGDYTWAMRDGQLISRTPRQAGVVVL from the coding sequence ATGGTCAGGCTGAGACATTTATATAAAACCCATGCACGCGGTCAAGCCATGGTTTCGGCATTGCAGGACGTGAATTTGGAAATTCAATACGGAGAGTTTTGTACATTTGTCGGGCCGAGTGGATGTGGAAAAAGTACGCTGCTTAACCTCGTGGCTGGTTTGGATAACCCCACCTCAGGAGAAATCGTACTCGATGGACGGTCAACGACACAGCTGACCAGTTATGAATGGACCAGGATCCGACGTGAAACAATCGGTATTGTCTTTCAAGCCTTTCACCTTGTTCATGGATTAACGGCGGAAGAAAACATCGCATTGCCCCTGATGTTACGGGGAGATGAAGGACGGGAGGTTAGGAAGCGAGTCGACGAACTATTGGAACGAGTGGGGATGGCCCATAGGCGGCTCCATAGGCCTGCGGAACTCTCCGGCGGGGAACAACAACGTGTTGCGATTGCGAGAGCGTTGGTCCATCGGCCTCGTCTCCTCCTGGCCGATGAACCCACGGGCAATCTCGATTCCCATCATGGAGCAGAGATCATGGCACTCATTCGGGATCTGGCGACCTCAGGAGGACACACGGTTCTCTTGGTGACTCACAGCACACAGGCAGCGCAAGCTGGGGACTATACGTGGGCTATGCGGGATGGACAATTGATCTCCCGCACGCCCCGACAAGCCGGCGTGGTCGTTTTATGA
- a CDS encoding DUF3703 domain-containing protein — protein MHPQLRQAYQREMTAAAELYEAGHLRPAFTHLERAHILGQSFPIAHARAHWWMLKVGWKCRDVVEISGQIPRILGSLLFSQIWVPVGNTGGSRVPPFKSMTIPDDLQILLDKYGRGAKAD, from the coding sequence ATGCACCCCCAACTCCGACAGGCCTACCAGCGAGAGATGACCGCAGCCGCTGAGCTGTACGAGGCCGGCCATCTGAGGCCTGCATTTACGCACCTTGAGCGTGCTCATATCCTTGGGCAATCCTTCCCGATCGCCCATGCGCGAGCCCACTGGTGGATGCTGAAAGTTGGATGGAAATGCCGAGACGTCGTTGAGATTAGTGGTCAGATTCCGAGGATCCTTGGATCGCTGCTGTTCTCACAGATTTGGGTGCCGGTAGGCAATACCGGTGGCTCCCGTGTTCCCCCGTTCAAGTCGATGACAATTCCCGATGACCTTCAAATCCTTTTGGACAAGTACGGACGAGGCGCAAAGGCCGATTAA